In Haemophilus parainfluenzae, one genomic interval encodes:
- the leuB gene encoding 3-isopropylmalate dehydrogenase, protein MQSYNIAVLPGDGIGPEVMAEAIKVLNKVQEKFGFKLNFNEFYVGGAAIDHCGCPLPAETLKGCDDADAILFGSVGGPKWTNLPPDQQPERGALLPLRKHFKLFCNLRPATLYKGLEKFCPLRADIAAKGFDMVVVRELTGGIYFGQPKGREGEGAQTKAFDTEVYYKYEIERIARAAFDAAMKRRKHVTSVDKANVLQASILWRETVTEVAKDYPEVTLDHIYIDNATMQLIKAPESFDVLLCSNIFGDIISDEAAMITGSMGMLPSASLNEEGFGLYEPAGGSAPDIAGKGIANPIAQILSAAMMLRYSFNLNDAADAIENAVQKVLANGHRTGDLADDSAPVSTAEMGTLIANAI, encoded by the coding sequence ATGCAATCATACAACATCGCTGTTCTACCGGGAGACGGTATTGGTCCAGAAGTGATGGCTGAAGCCATTAAAGTATTAAACAAAGTCCAAGAAAAATTCGGTTTCAAACTTAACTTCAATGAATTTTATGTAGGTGGTGCCGCAATTGATCATTGTGGTTGCCCATTACCAGCTGAAACCTTAAAAGGCTGTGATGATGCTGATGCGATTTTGTTTGGCTCTGTAGGTGGCCCAAAATGGACAAATTTACCACCGGATCAACAACCAGAACGCGGTGCATTATTACCATTGCGTAAACATTTCAAATTATTCTGTAATCTTCGCCCAGCTACCCTTTATAAAGGACTCGAAAAATTCTGTCCATTACGTGCAGATATTGCAGCGAAAGGGTTTGATATGGTGGTTGTGCGTGAATTAACGGGCGGGATTTATTTCGGTCAGCCTAAAGGCCGTGAAGGCGAAGGTGCACAAACCAAAGCATTCGATACCGAAGTTTATTACAAATATGAAATCGAACGCATTGCGCGTGCGGCTTTTGATGCCGCAATGAAACGTCGTAAACACGTGACTTCTGTGGATAAAGCTAACGTATTACAAGCCTCAATCTTATGGCGTGAAACCGTCACTGAAGTGGCAAAAGACTATCCTGAAGTCACCTTAGATCATATTTATATCGACAACGCGACCATGCAATTAATCAAAGCGCCTGAGTCTTTCGATGTGCTCCTCTGCTCTAACATTTTCGGTGATATTATTTCTGATGAAGCAGCGATGATCACAGGTTCTATGGGAATGTTGCCATCTGCTAGTTTAAATGAAGAAGGTTTCGGCTTATATGAACCGGCTGGCGGTTCTGCACCGGATATCGCTGGCAAAGGCATTGCCAACCCAATCGCACAAATTCTTTCTGCGGCAATGATGTTGCGTTATAGCTTCAACTTAAATGATGCGGCTGATGCGATTGAAAATGCCGTACAAAAAGTCTTAGCAAATGGTCACCGTACCGGTGATTTAGCCGATGATTCTGCCCCTGTTTCAACTGCGGAAATGGGTACATTAATCGCTAACGCAATCTAA
- the metH gene encoding methionine synthase — protein sequence MSHNQTELLKKSLAERILILDGAMGTMIQKYKLTEADFRGERFKESAVDLRGNNDLLTLTQPLLISAIHEKYLAAGADIIETNTFSSTTIAQADYDLQSIAYELNFAGAKLARLAADKYSTPEKPRFVAGVLGPTNRTASISPDVNDPGFRNVTFMELVDAYAEATKGLIKGGADLIMIETIFDTLNAKAAIFAIETVFEELGVELPIMISGTITDASGRTLSGQTTEAFYNSLRHAKPLTFGLNCALGPKELRQYVEQLSKISETYVSVHPNAGLPNAFGGYDLGAEEMAAHLKEWAESGFVNIVGGCCGTTPEHIKAFADAMQGIAPRKLPEIKTAMRLSGLEPLNIDDESLFVNVGERNNVTGSAKFKRLIKEDKFAEAIEIAIDQVENGAQVIDVNMDEALLDGKKCMTRFLNIMATEPDAAKVPVMIDSSKWEVIEAGLQSVQGKPIVNSISLKEGEEIFIEHAKLVRKYGAAVVVMAFDEVGQADTEDRKVEICSRAYDILVNQVGFPPEDIIFDPNIFAIGTGIEEHNNYGVDFINATGRIKRALPHAKISGGVSNVSFSFRGNNVMREAIHAVFLYHAIKQGMDMGIVNAGQLAIYDDLDPKLREIVEDAVLNRSPDATEKLLDIAEKYRNQGNDESAADSVAEWRTWPVEERLKHALVKGITTYIVEDTEEARQTLPSPLDVIEGPLMAGMDVVGDLFGDGKMFLPQVVKSARVMKQSVAYLEPFINATKQKGSSNGKVVIATVKGDVHDIGKNIVSVVMQCNNFEVIDLGVMVPADKIIQTAIDEKADIIALSGLITPSLDEMEYFLGEMTRLGLNLPVMIGGATTSKEHTAIKLYPKYKEHGVFYTSNASRAVTVCATLMNPESRAALWEQFKKDYEKIQQSFSNRKPLRKQLSIEEARANRFDGFSGEWADYVPPKPNQTGIVEFKNVPIAELRKFIDWSPFFRIWGLMGGYPDAFDYPEGGEEARKVWNDAQVVLDELEQNHKLNPSGILGIFPAERVGDDVVLFSDEEHTQPIGTAYGLRQQTERGKNSKSPFNFCLSDFIADRESGKKDWFGMFAVCAGIEEMELVEGYKAAGDDYNAILLQAVGDRLAEAMAEYLHFELRTRIWGYTQEEFDNQGLINENYVGIRPAPGYPSCPEHTEKALIWDLLEVEQRIGMKLTESYAMWPAASVCGWYFTHPASNYFTLGRIDEDQAQDYAKRKGWDEREMIKWLGVAMK from the coding sequence ATGTCACATAATCAAACCGAATTACTAAAAAAATCCCTCGCTGAACGCATCCTCATTTTAGATGGTGCGATGGGGACGATGATCCAAAAATACAAACTCACCGAGGCTGATTTTAGAGGCGAGCGTTTTAAAGAAAGTGCGGTTGATTTACGTGGCAATAATGACTTGCTCACATTAACCCAACCCCTGTTAATTTCTGCCATTCATGAGAAATATTTAGCCGCAGGCGCCGATATTATTGAAACCAATACCTTCAGTTCTACCACCATTGCGCAAGCGGATTACGACTTGCAATCTATTGCTTACGAACTCAACTTTGCAGGTGCGAAACTGGCTCGTTTGGCGGCTGATAAATACAGCACACCAGAAAAACCTCGCTTTGTTGCAGGTGTATTAGGGCCAACCAATCGCACAGCCTCTATTTCTCCTGATGTAAATGACCCGGGTTTCCGTAATGTAACGTTTATGGAATTGGTCGATGCCTATGCTGAAGCGACCAAAGGCCTAATCAAAGGTGGTGCTGATTTAATCATGATCGAAACTATTTTCGACACGTTAAACGCAAAAGCCGCCATTTTCGCCATTGAAACCGTATTTGAAGAATTAGGTGTGGAATTGCCGATTATGATTTCCGGCACCATTACTGATGCTTCCGGCCGTACGCTTTCAGGGCAAACTACTGAAGCGTTCTACAACTCGCTTCGTCACGCTAAACCACTGACTTTTGGCTTAAACTGTGCACTAGGCCCGAAAGAACTTCGCCAGTATGTTGAACAACTGTCTAAAATCAGCGAAACCTATGTGTCTGTTCACCCAAATGCAGGCTTACCAAATGCTTTTGGTGGCTACGATTTAGGTGCTGAAGAGATGGCCGCACACCTTAAAGAATGGGCTGAAAGTGGCTTTGTGAACATTGTCGGCGGTTGTTGTGGTACCACGCCAGAGCATATCAAAGCCTTTGCGGATGCCATGCAAGGTATTGCGCCACGTAAATTGCCTGAAATTAAAACGGCAATGCGTTTATCGGGTTTAGAGCCGCTCAACATTGATGATGAAAGCCTGTTCGTGAACGTGGGCGAACGCAATAACGTAACGGGTTCGGCGAAATTCAAACGCTTAATTAAAGAAGACAAATTTGCCGAAGCCATTGAAATTGCTATCGATCAAGTAGAAAACGGCGCGCAAGTGATTGACGTGAACATGGACGAAGCCTTGCTCGACGGCAAAAAATGCATGACCCGTTTCCTCAATATTATGGCGACGGAACCCGATGCAGCCAAAGTGCCGGTGATGATCGACTCGTCTAAATGGGAAGTGATTGAGGCAGGTTTACAGTCGGTACAAGGTAAACCGATTGTAAACTCCATCTCATTAAAAGAAGGCGAAGAAATCTTTATCGAACACGCTAAACTGGTGCGTAAATACGGTGCAGCTGTGGTGGTCATGGCGTTTGACGAAGTGGGTCAAGCCGATACTGAGGATCGCAAAGTCGAAATTTGTAGCCGCGCTTATGACATTTTAGTGAACCAAGTCGGCTTCCCGCCGGAAGACATCATTTTTGACCCGAATATTTTCGCCATCGGCACAGGGATTGAAGAACACAACAACTACGGTGTGGATTTCATCAATGCCACAGGTCGGATTAAACGTGCGCTACCACATGCGAAAATCTCGGGTGGGGTGTCGAATGTGTCTTTCTCTTTCCGTGGTAATAACGTGATGCGTGAAGCCATTCACGCGGTCTTCCTCTATCACGCCATCAAGCAAGGCATGGATATGGGGATTGTGAATGCAGGGCAACTCGCAATTTATGACGATCTCGATCCTAAATTGCGTGAAATTGTGGAAGATGCAGTATTAAACCGCAGCCCTGATGCCACCGAAAAATTACTCGATATTGCGGAAAAATATCGTAACCAAGGCAACGATGAAAGTGCGGCTGATTCTGTGGCTGAATGGCGTACTTGGCCGGTTGAAGAACGTTTAAAACATGCTCTTGTGAAAGGAATTACCACTTACATTGTGGAAGATACTGAAGAAGCTCGCCAAACATTGCCAAGCCCGTTAGATGTGATTGAAGGCCCGTTGATGGCAGGTATGGACGTAGTCGGCGATTTATTCGGTGACGGTAAAATGTTCCTCCCACAAGTGGTGAAATCTGCACGCGTAATGAAACAATCGGTGGCGTATTTAGAGCCGTTTATCAATGCCACCAAACAAAAAGGCTCAAGCAACGGTAAAGTGGTGATCGCCACAGTGAAAGGCGACGTACACGACATCGGTAAAAACATCGTGAGCGTAGTGATGCAATGTAATAACTTTGAAGTGATTGACTTAGGCGTCATGGTGCCTGCGGACAAAATCATTCAAACCGCTATTGATGAAAAAGCGGACATCATCGCATTAAGTGGTTTGATTACCCCTTCTTTAGATGAGATGGAATACTTCTTGGGTGAAATGACTCGCTTAGGCTTAAACCTGCCTGTGATGATTGGCGGTGCAACCACCTCTAAAGAACATACAGCCATTAAACTTTATCCAAAATATAAAGAACACGGCGTATTTTATACTTCTAACGCCTCCCGTGCGGTAACGGTGTGTGCGACCTTGATGAACCCTGAAAGCCGTGCGGCATTGTGGGAACAATTCAAGAAAGATTATGAGAAAATTCAGCAATCTTTCTCTAACCGTAAACCGCTTCGTAAGCAACTGAGCATTGAAGAAGCACGTGCAAACCGCTTTGATGGCTTTAGTGGTGAATGGGCAGATTATGTGCCACCAAAACCAAATCAAACGGGCATTGTGGAATTTAAAAATGTGCCAATTGCCGAACTGCGTAAATTTATCGACTGGTCACCATTCTTCCGCATTTGGGGCTTAATGGGCGGCTATCCTGATGCCTTTGATTATCCGGAAGGCGGCGAAGAAGCACGTAAAGTATGGAATGATGCGCAAGTGGTTTTAGATGAATTAGAGCAAAACCACAAACTCAACCCAAGCGGTATTTTAGGCATTTTCCCTGCAGAACGTGTAGGCGATGATGTCGTGCTTTTCTCTGATGAAGAACACACTCAACCAATTGGTACGGCTTACGGCTTACGCCAACAAACGGAACGTGGAAAAAACAGCAAAAGTCCATTTAACTTCTGCTTAAGCGACTTTATTGCGGATCGCGAAAGCGGTAAAAAAGACTGGTTCGGCATGTTCGCCGTCTGTGCGGGTATTGAAGAAATGGAATTAGTGGAAGGCTATAAAGCGGCAGGCGACGACTACAACGCGATCTTGCTACAAGCTGTGGGCGACCGCTTAGCGGAAGCCATGGCGGAATACTTACACTTTGAGCTACGCACCCGCATTTGGGGCTACACGCAAGAAGAATTTGATAATCAAGGGTTAATCAATGAAAACTACGTTGGCATCCGCCCTGCGCCGGGTTACCCAAGCTGCCCAGAACATACTGAAAAAGCCTTGATTTGGGATTTGCTTGAAGTAGAACAACGCATCGGCATGAAACTCACCGAAAGCTACGCCATGTGGCCGGCAGCTTCTGTCTGCGGCTGGTACTTCACCCACCCGGCAAGCAACTATTTCACACTTGGTCGCATTGATGAAGACCAAGCTCAAGATTATGCCAAACGTAAAGGTTGGGATGAGAGAGAGATGATTAAGTGGTTGGGTGTGGCGATGAAGTAG
- the leuD gene encoding 3-isopropylmalate dehydratase small subunit — protein sequence MAGFKQLSGLVVPLDAANVDTDAIIPKQFLQAITRVGFGKHLFHEWRYLDVEGTKPNPDFVLNYPQYQGATILLARKNLGCGSSREHAPWALADYGFKVMIAPSFADIFYNNSLNNHMLPIRLSEEEVGEIFQWVWANEGKQIHVDLEAMTVTVGDKVYHFELDEFRRHCLLNGLDNIGLTLQHEDAISEYEKNIPAFLR from the coding sequence ATGGCAGGATTTAAACAACTTTCAGGCTTAGTAGTGCCATTGGATGCAGCAAACGTGGATACGGATGCGATTATTCCAAAACAATTTTTACAAGCGATTACGCGCGTAGGTTTCGGCAAACACTTATTCCATGAATGGCGTTATTTGGATGTAGAAGGCACCAAGCCAAATCCAGATTTTGTGTTAAATTATCCACAATATCAAGGCGCAACCATTTTATTAGCACGTAAAAACCTTGGTTGCGGTTCTTCTCGTGAACACGCGCCTTGGGCATTAGCCGATTACGGTTTCAAAGTGATGATCGCACCAAGTTTTGCGGATATTTTCTACAACAACAGCTTAAATAACCACATGTTACCGATTCGTTTAAGCGAAGAAGAAGTGGGAGAAATCTTCCAATGGGTGTGGGCAAATGAAGGCAAACAAATCCATGTGGATTTGGAAGCGATGACCGTCACTGTAGGTGACAAAGTCTATCACTTTGAACTGGATGAATTCCGCCGTCATTGTTTGTTAAACGGCTTGGATAACATCGGTTTGACGTTACAACACGAAGATGCCATCAGTGAATACGAAAAAAATATTCCGGCATTTTTACGTTAA
- a CDS encoding PTS sucrose transporter subunit IIBC yields MNFPQIAQQVIDKLGGKENIATAAHCATRLRIVLNDESKVDKEGIDNIEGVKGQFAVAGQYQIIFGSGTVNKVHAELTKLLGIGDVSKAEVAEAASGNQNLLQRLVKGLADIFVPIIPAIVAGGLLMGIYSMLTAQGFFWEIPNELRVALAAAQEAFNSVKDSGNAIAIADAQKALSDAAIVGYSVVDRYPNISDLASFINTISNAPFVFLPVLLGFSATRKFGGNPFLGAALGMLLVHPDLADGWNYALTLAQGEIKYWNVLGFEIEKVGYQGTVIPTIISAWVLATLEKTFRKFVPSYLDNLITPLFSLFIAGFLAFTVIGPIGREAGSLIASGLTWLYDTLGFVGGAIFGAFYAPIVITGMHQTFIAVETQLLAEMANTGGTFIFPIAAMSNIAQGAACLGVAVALKDPKVRGLAVPSGISALLGITEPAMFGVNLRYRQAFFAAMIGSGLASAFIAFFNVKAIALGAAGFLGIPSIKPDSLAMYSIGMVISFVVAFTLSVIFVKRAQAKA; encoded by the coding sequence ATGAACTTCCCTCAAATTGCCCAGCAAGTGATTGATAAGCTTGGCGGCAAAGAAAACATCGCCACAGCAGCACATTGTGCAACGCGTTTACGTATTGTGTTAAACGATGAAAGCAAAGTGGATAAAGAAGGTATTGATAATATTGAAGGCGTGAAAGGGCAGTTTGCTGTCGCCGGTCAATATCAAATTATCTTCGGTTCAGGTACGGTGAATAAAGTCCATGCTGAACTTACCAAATTGCTTGGTATCGGCGATGTAAGCAAAGCCGAAGTGGCAGAAGCGGCGTCAGGCAATCAAAACTTATTGCAACGTTTGGTGAAAGGCTTAGCAGATATTTTCGTGCCAATCATTCCAGCAATCGTCGCAGGCGGTTTGTTAATGGGTATTTACAGCATGCTAACTGCTCAAGGTTTCTTTTGGGAGATCCCAAATGAATTAAGAGTTGCGTTAGCAGCTGCACAAGAGGCATTTAATTCAGTTAAAGATAGCGGTAATGCTATCGCTATTGCAGATGCTCAAAAAGCATTATCTGATGCGGCTATTGTGGGATATTCAGTAGTTGATAGATACCCAAATATCTCAGATTTAGCCTCTTTTATTAATACTATTTCTAACGCACCATTCGTATTTTTACCTGTATTATTAGGTTTTTCAGCTACCCGTAAATTCGGCGGTAATCCATTCTTAGGGGCGGCTCTTGGAATGCTATTGGTACACCCTGATTTAGCCGATGGTTGGAATTATGCTTTAACTCTTGCACAGGGTGAGATTAAATATTGGAATGTATTAGGCTTTGAAATAGAAAAAGTCGGCTATCAAGGTACAGTCATTCCAACTATTATTTCAGCTTGGGTATTGGCTACTTTAGAAAAAACCTTCCGTAAGTTTGTGCCTTCTTACTTAGATAACCTTATTACCCCATTATTCTCGCTCTTTATTGCGGGCTTTTTAGCATTTACCGTAATTGGTCCAATCGGTCGTGAAGCGGGGTCATTAATTGCATCAGGCTTAACTTGGTTATATGACACTTTAGGTTTTGTTGGTGGGGCGATCTTCGGGGCATTCTATGCACCAATCGTGATTACCGGTATGCACCAAACCTTCATTGCGGTTGAAACACAATTATTAGCTGAAATGGCAAATACAGGCGGTACCTTTATTTTCCCAATCGCCGCAATGTCAAATATCGCACAAGGTGCGGCTTGTTTAGGTGTGGCAGTGGCATTAAAAGATCCAAAAGTACGCGGCTTAGCGGTGCCATCTGGTATCTCTGCATTATTAGGGATTACAGAACCGGCAATGTTCGGGGTGAACTTACGTTACCGTCAGGCTTTCTTTGCGGCGATGATTGGTTCAGGCCTAGCAAGTGCCTTTATCGCATTCTTCAATGTAAAAGCCATTGCATTAGGCGCAGCCGGTTTCTTAGGTATCCCATCTATCAAACCGGATAGCCTTGCAATGTACAGCATCGGTATGGTGATTTCATTTGTGGTGGCATTCACGCTTTCTGTGATTTTCGTGAAACGCGCACAAGCAAAAGCATAA
- the leuC gene encoding 3-isopropylmalate dehydratase large subunit, whose amino-acid sequence MAKTLYEKLFDAHVVYEAEGETPILYINRHLIHEVTSPQAFDGLRVAGRQVRQVSKTFGTMDHSISTQVRDVNKLEGQAKIQVLELAKNTKATGIQLFDMTTKEQGIVHVMGPEQGLTLPGMTIVCGDSHTATHGAFGALAFGIGTSEVEHVLATQTLKQARAKNMKIEVRGKVAPGITAKDIILAIIGKTTMAGGTGHVVEFCGEAIRDLSMEGRMTVCNMAIEMGAKAGLIAPDETTFEYLKGRPHAPKGKDWDDAIAYWKTLKSDDDAKFDTVITLEAKDIAPQVTWGTNPGQVIGIDQPVPNPAEMTDPVTRASAEKALNYIGLEANADLKEIPVDQVFIGSCTNARIEDLRAAAAVMKGRKKADNVKRILVVPGSGLVKEQAEKEGLDKIFIEAGAEWRNPGCSMCLGMNDDRLGEWERCASTSNRNFEGRQGRNGRTHLVSPAMAAAAGMFGKFVDIRDVTLN is encoded by the coding sequence ATGGCAAAAACTCTTTACGAAAAATTATTCGATGCCCACGTGGTATACGAAGCTGAAGGCGAAACGCCGATTTTATATATTAACCGTCATTTAATCCATGAAGTGACCAGTCCACAAGCCTTTGACGGTTTACGTGTGGCAGGCCGTCAAGTGCGTCAAGTAAGCAAAACTTTCGGCACCATGGATCACAGTATTTCTACTCAAGTACGTGATGTGAACAAACTTGAAGGCCAAGCGAAAATTCAAGTATTGGAGCTCGCAAAAAATACAAAAGCGACCGGTATTCAATTGTTCGATATGACCACAAAAGAACAAGGTATCGTACATGTCATGGGACCGGAACAAGGCTTAACCTTACCGGGCATGACTATCGTTTGTGGTGACTCTCATACCGCTACCCACGGTGCGTTCGGTGCTTTGGCATTTGGTATTGGTACATCCGAAGTCGAACACGTATTAGCCACACAAACCTTAAAACAAGCTCGCGCAAAAAATATGAAAATTGAAGTGCGCGGCAAAGTAGCGCCAGGCATTACCGCAAAAGACATTATTCTTGCCATCATCGGTAAAACCACCATGGCAGGCGGTACAGGCCATGTGGTGGAGTTCTGCGGTGAAGCGATTCGTGATCTTTCCATGGAAGGCCGTATGACTGTATGTAATATGGCGATTGAAATGGGTGCAAAAGCCGGCTTAATCGCACCAGATGAAACGACTTTCGAATACTTAAAAGGTCGTCCACATGCGCCGAAAGGTAAAGATTGGGATGATGCGATTGCTTATTGGAAAACCTTAAAATCCGATGACGATGCGAAATTTGACACGGTCATCACATTAGAAGCGAAAGACATTGCACCACAGGTAACTTGGGGAACAAATCCAGGCCAAGTAATTGGTATCGATCAGCCAGTGCCAAATCCAGCAGAAATGACCGATCCGGTGACTCGTGCGTCTGCAGAAAAAGCATTGAATTATATCGGATTAGAAGCGAATGCCGATTTGAAAGAGATTCCCGTGGATCAAGTGTTTATCGGTTCTTGTACTAATGCCCGTATCGAAGATCTACGTGCGGCAGCGGCTGTCATGAAAGGCCGCAAAAAAGCCGATAACGTAAAACGTATTTTAGTGGTACCAGGTTCTGGTTTAGTGAAAGAACAAGCAGAAAAAGAAGGTTTGGATAAAATCTTTATCGAAGCGGGCGCTGAATGGCGTAATCCGGGCTGCTCAATGTGCTTAGGGATGAACGATGACCGTTTAGGTGAATGGGAACGTTGTGCTTCCACTTCGAACCGTAACTTTGAAGGTCGCCAAGGTCGTAACGGTCGTACTCACTTGGTGAGTCCTGCGATGGCTGCGGCAGCTGGAATGTTCGGTAAATTCGTTGATATTCGTGACGTAACATTAAACTAA
- the leuA gene encoding 2-isopropylmalate synthase gives MTDRVIIFDTTLRDGEQALKASLTVKEKLQIALALERLGVDVMEVGFPVSSQGDFESVQTIARHIKNSRVAALSRAVIKDIDAAAEALKVAEAFRIHTFIAVSALHVEAKLKRTFDDVVEMAVAAVKHARNYTDDVEFSCEDAGRTGIDNICRIVEAAINAGATTVNIPDTVGFCLPNQFGNIIAEVRNRVPNIDKAVISVHCHNDLGMATANSLTAVQNGARQIECTINGIGERAGNTSLEEVVMAMKVRQEFMGVDTRINTQEIHRVSQMVSQLCNMPIQPNKAIVGSNAFAHSSGIHQDGMLKNQNTYEIMSPETIGLKKEKLNLTARSGRAAVKGHMADMGYTEQDYDLDKLYEAFLKLADKKGQVFDYDLEALAFIDMQQGDEDRLVLDKLSAHSTKEYPATAFVQVELDGNKLSTSSIGGNGPVDAVYNAILNLTGLDIKMSHYNLTAKGEGAEALGQVDIVVEHEGRKFHGVGLATDIVESSALALVHAINAIYRAHKVADIKSHKHH, from the coding sequence ATGACAGATCGAGTTATTATTTTTGATACCACCTTGCGTGATGGCGAACAAGCGTTAAAAGCAAGCTTAACCGTTAAAGAGAAATTACAGATTGCTTTAGCACTTGAACGTCTAGGCGTGGATGTGATGGAAGTCGGTTTCCCGGTTTCTTCTCAAGGTGATTTTGAATCTGTTCAAACCATTGCACGCCATATCAAAAATAGTCGTGTTGCGGCACTTTCCCGTGCGGTAATTAAAGATATTGATGCTGCAGCTGAAGCCTTAAAAGTGGCAGAAGCGTTTCGTATCCATACATTTATTGCAGTTTCAGCATTACACGTTGAAGCCAAATTAAAACGTACCTTTGACGATGTGGTTGAAATGGCTGTAGCCGCAGTAAAACATGCACGTAATTATACTGACGATGTAGAATTTTCTTGCGAAGATGCAGGCCGTACAGGTATCGACAACATTTGTCGTATTGTTGAAGCGGCAATTAATGCAGGTGCAACAACTGTAAATATTCCTGACACTGTTGGTTTCTGCTTACCTAATCAATTCGGCAATATTATTGCTGAAGTACGTAACCGCGTACCAAATATCGATAAAGCTGTGATTTCCGTACATTGCCACAATGACTTGGGTATGGCAACGGCTAACTCCTTAACCGCTGTACAAAATGGTGCACGTCAAATTGAATGTACTATCAACGGCATTGGTGAACGCGCAGGCAATACCTCTCTTGAAGAAGTGGTGATGGCAATGAAAGTTCGTCAAGAATTTATGGGCGTGGATACACGTATCAACACACAAGAAATCCACCGTGTTAGCCAAATGGTGAGCCAACTTTGTAATATGCCAATCCAACCGAATAAAGCGATTGTAGGTTCAAACGCTTTCGCACATTCATCCGGTATTCACCAAGATGGTATGTTAAAAAACCAAAATACCTACGAAATCATGTCACCAGAAACTATCGGCTTGAAGAAAGAGAAATTGAACTTAACCGCACGTTCTGGTCGCGCAGCAGTAAAAGGCCACATGGCAGATATGGGCTACACCGAACAAGATTACGATTTAGATAAATTGTATGAAGCCTTCTTAAAATTGGCAGACAAAAAAGGCCAAGTGTTCGATTATGACTTAGAAGCCTTAGCCTTTATTGATATGCAACAAGGGGATGAAGATCGTTTAGTGTTAGATAAACTTTCTGCACACTCCACTAAAGAGTATCCAGCAACTGCATTTGTTCAAGTGGAATTGGATGGCAATAAATTAAGCACGTCGTCAATTGGGGGGAACGGTCCTGTCGATGCAGTTTACAATGCGATCTTGAATTTAACCGGCTTAGATATCAAAATGTCGCACTACAACTTAACTGCAAAAGGCGAAGGTGCTGAAGCGTTAGGTCAGGTGGATATCGTGGTTGAACACGAAGGTCGTAAATTCCATGGTGTTGGTTTAGCAACAGACATCGTTGAATCTTCCGCTCTTGCTTTAGTTCATGCAATTAATGCCATTTATCGCGCACATAAAGTCGCTGATATTAAAAGCCACAAACATCATTAA